A window from Scleropages formosus chromosome 17, fSclFor1.1, whole genome shotgun sequence encodes these proteins:
- the psme2 gene encoding proteasome activator complex subunit 2, with product MSKTAVIKTSKVNCAKVEKFREFVFQQAEDLFSNQIPLKIIQLDNFLKEPDFNVTDLSLLHAPLDIPIPDPPTPEDEEMETDKNEEDEKKKKKAPKCGYIGGNEKMMKLLNRVKPEIRDLKETCILVACWIQHLIPKIEDGNDFGVAIQEKILERITAVKTKLEGFQTNINKYFSERGDAVAKASKDTHVMDYRSLVHEKDEAAYSEIRVVVLDIRGFYAELYDIISKNQDKVTNPKGEEKPSMY from the exons ATGTCAAAAACGGCCGTGATCAAAACTAGCAAGGTCAACTGTGCCAAG GTTGAAAAGTTCCGCGAGTTTGTGTTTCAGCAG GCAGAGGACTTATTCTCAAATCAAATTCCCTTGAAGatcatacagctggacaatttctTAAAG GAACCTGACTTTAATGTCACAGATCTATCCTTACTCCATGCCCCCCTAGATATTCCAATcccagacccccccacccctgaaGATGag GAGATGGAAACTGACAAGAATGAAGAggatgagaagaaaaagaagaaag CTCCAAAGTGTGGATACATTGGGGGCAATGAGAAGATGATGAAGTTGCTGAACAGGGTGAAGCCAGAGATCCGAGATTTGAAGGAAACCTGCATTTTG GTGGCCTGCTGGATTCAGCATTTGATCCCAAAGATAGAGGATGGCAATGACTTTGGAGTTGCAATCCAG GAGAAAATTCTTGAAAGAATTacagcagtgaaaacaaagtTGGAGGGCTTTCAGACCAACATCAACAA GTATTTTTCAGAGAGAGGTGATGCTGTGGCCAAAGCATCCAAAGATACCCATGTG ATGGACTACCGCTCACTGGTCCATGAGAAGGATGAGGCGGCCTACTCTGAGATCCGAGTGGTGGTGCTGGACATCCGTGGCTTCTAC gcAGAGCTGTATGACATTATCAGCAAGAATCAGGACAAAGTGACAAACCCGAAAGGCGAAGAGAAACCCTCTATGTACTGA